Genomic segment of Pirellulales bacterium:
ACCATTTTCAGTATCACGCCAGCCTCGCGATACTCGCGCTTTCAGGCGCTTCGCTGGCGTCGATGGGCCAGTCGGTCGCAGACCTCTTTGCACGAACAACAACGGACGACACCACGCCCGCTCCGATCATCCCACGGGCACGACGGGCGCTACTAGGGCTACCGTCGGCGATGCTACTAATTTCACTCGCTGTACTGTCCTTTCGTGGAACTCACGTCTATTTCGATCTGCACTCGCTCTATGGAGATATTATCGAGAAGAATCCGAATGGCTGGGCGGCACATTTGAATTTGGGCGCAAAGTTGCTTTTCGAAGGCAAGAAAGACGAGGCGATGGAACAATTTCGAATCGCCCTAGAACTCAGTCCCAAACAGCCCATTGCGCATACTAACTATGGAGATGCCATATTCGATCTCGGCATTCGCAAGGGGTTCGAGCCCGGTCAGCTTGATACGGCCCGGGAGCATTTTCAAACAGCCATGGATCTGGAGCCCCGATGGATGCCCGCCTATGTTGGCCTCGCGAAGACGCTCATTCGCGAAGAAAAATATGATGAAGCGATGAAGTATCTCACTCGGGCGCTCGAACTGTACCCGAATAACCCACCAGCTCTGGAAACGATGGGCGCGCTATTGATCAAAGAGAAGAGATGGCTCGAAGCGATCGACTACTATCAGAAAGCCCTGGTCCATCGGCCGAATCTTGCGCAAAGCCACCACGGCCTCGGTCTGGCGTTGCTGAATCTGGGGCGCACCAGAGAAGCACTCCCCCATCTGGAAACATCATTGATACTCGATCCCGACTCCTATGAGGCGCAGTTTGCTTTGGCAAACGCCCTGATGGACTTAAAGGAATTCAGAACCGCAATCGACCGTTATAACGAGGCGATACGCATTAAACCTGACTATCTCGATGCCTTGAGTAACCTGGCCGTGGCCTATGGACAAATGGGCGATGCCGACCACGCCATCGAATACTGCGAAAAGGTCCTGGCGATCGATCCCGATTTCAAGAGCGCCCAGACGAACTTGGAAAACGCCCGCGAATTGAAACGACAACAAGCAGAGAAAAAGATGGCCAAATAGCCTGTAACACGACTTCAGCATCCAGGAGTTGTTTTGGGATTATCCAACCACCCCTCTAGCGCATCCAAACCTCATGCCTCCATATACTCATCACATCTTCATCTGTTGCAATACGCGTAAGCCAGGGCACGATCGTGGCTGCTGCAATCCCGACGATGACGAGGCGTTGCGAGGCGCCTTTCAGGCGGCATTGAAGAAACGCGGAGTCCCTGGCCTGGTTCGAGCCAACCGCGCCGGTTGCCTCGATCAATGTGAGTACGGCCCGACCGTCGTAATCTATCCCCAGGAAATCTGGTATGGTCGCGTCAGTTGCCAGGACGCTGCCCGCATCGTCGACGAGACAATTATCGGTGGCAGGATCATCGACGAATTGGTGATTCCCAACGCCTGTTTGAATACCAAGGGCAAGGTGCCGTGGCCGGCGAGCTGACCGCGTCACAGGTTGCAACAAAAACACGTGCTGCATGATTACCCTTCACAACCAAACAACTTGCTCCGTTTGAAAATGGGAGACGACGTTCAATGACGGATGAACCGCAGCGGCGCACGTGGTTAGCGAACGTGGGCCTGCTCGTCGGTCCGATATCCGCCATGCTGGTTTGGTGGCTGTGGCAAGTTGACGGTACGGACGCTGGCCAACGTGAAATGGCCGCGGCCGCGGTGTGGATCGTCATCTGGTGGTTGACCGAAGCCCTGCCTCTGGCAGCCACGGCACTTCTGCCGCTGGTGTTGTTTCCTGCACTGCGCATCATGCCCGCCTCGGCAGTAGCCGTTCGTTATGGCGATAGCCAGATTTTTTTGTTTTTGGGGGGCTTTCTGATCGCGCTGGGGGTCGAGCGCGCCGGCTTGCACCGTCGCGTGGCACTGTCCGTTGTCGCGGCGATGGGAGATAGTCCGCGTCGTATCGTGCTTGGATTTACGCTGGCCACGGGACTGCTCTCGATGTGGATGTCTAACACCGCGACGGCACTATTAATGATGCCGATGGCCACCAGCGTTCTGGCCCGCGCCGACGAGCTGGGGCGCGATTCTCGCATTGTTCGAAGATTGTCGATCGCTCTGATTCTGGCCGTGGGCTATGCGGCCAGCATGGGGGGCATCGCGACCTTGATCGGCACGCCGCCCAATCTGGCGTTTCGCCAGATCTATGTCGAGCACTTTCCGAATGGTCCCGACATCTCCTTCGGCGGCTGGATGCTACTATGCACGCCCCTGTCGCTCACTCTATTGGGTTTTTGCTGGGTGGCGCTAGTTTTCTTTTTGCACCCTTTGCCGGCCGACGAATTCTTCGGCGGTCGTGACGCGATCGCCGAAGCACGGCGTCAGCTCGGTCCGATGTCTGCCGCCGAGCGACGGATGGCGTTGATCTTCGTCAGTACGGCGCTGGCGTGGATTTTACGCGAACCAGTGTCCGGCTGGGGCTGGGCTCCGTGGTTGGGATTGGGACGTCAGGCGACTGGTGGCACGCTAGTTGACGATACGACCGTGGCCATCGGCATGGCGTTACTGTGCTTTATGCTCCCCAGCCAAGGCTGGAATGGCCCGCCGTTGTTGAATTGGCAATCAGCCGCGCGGGTTCCGTGGGGAATCCTGATTCTATTTGGTGGCGGTTTGGCGCTGGCCGAGGGATTAAGTGCCACTCATTTAGATCGCCTGTGGGGAGGCTGGCTGGGCACCTGGTTAGCCGGTAAGTCGCAATTCGCCGTGATCTCGGCCGTGACGTGCGGCATGACGGGATTTACAGAAATTGCCAGCAACGTTTCGGCCGTGCAAATCAGCATGCCGTTATTGGCTGAATCGGCGCGGCAGGTCCCCTGCGATCCCCGACTGCTCATGGTGCCCGCGACACTGGCGGCAAGTTGCGGTTTCATGCTGCCGGTGGGCACGCCCGTTAACGCGATCGCCTATTCGACGGGCCGCCTGCGGATGCGCGACATGGTCCTTGCTGGCCTAGTTATGGACGTCGTCAGTATTGTGCTGATCGTGACTTTCGTAACGGTGCTGGGGCGGCTGGCCCTAGGAATCGACT
This window contains:
- a CDS encoding DASS family sodium-coupled anion symporter, which gives rise to MTDEPQRRTWLANVGLLVGPISAMLVWWLWQVDGTDAGQREMAAAAVWIVIWWLTEALPLAATALLPLVLFPALRIMPASAVAVRYGDSQIFLFLGGFLIALGVERAGLHRRVALSVVAAMGDSPRRIVLGFTLATGLLSMWMSNTATALLMMPMATSVLARADELGRDSRIVRRLSIALILAVGYAASMGGIATLIGTPPNLAFRQIYVEHFPNGPDISFGGWMLLCTPLSLTLLGFCWVALVFFLHPLPADEFFGGRDAIAEARRQLGPMSAAERRMALIFVSTALAWILREPVSGWGWAPWLGLGRQATGGTLVDDTTVAIGMALLCFMLPSQGWNGPPLLNWQSAARVPWGILILFGGGLALAEGLSATHLDRLWGGWLGTWLAGKSQFAVISAVTCGMTGFTEIASNVSAVQISMPLLAESARQVPCDPRLLMVPATLAASCGFMLPVGTPVNAIAYSTGRLRMRDMVLAGLVMDVVSIVLIVTFVTVLGRLALGIDFDGLPSWAAS
- a CDS encoding (2Fe-2S) ferredoxin domain-containing protein is translated as MPPYTHHIFICCNTRKPGHDRGCCNPDDDEALRGAFQAALKKRGVPGLVRANRAGCLDQCEYGPTVVIYPQEIWYGRVSCQDAARIVDETIIGGRIIDELVIPNACLNTKGKVPWPAS